Proteins co-encoded in one Maylandia zebra isolate NMK-2024a linkage group LG16, Mzebra_GT3a, whole genome shotgun sequence genomic window:
- the senp7 gene encoding sentrin-specific protease 7 isoform X2, producing the protein MFLRNIAAPVGYTIGLWKMCAFCDCKMQVYTSVGNLVAVPYPWTMMEQRRALTIPFTVGKDNLVSWTAFADCKFRNRKSPHKNGSTKFDHSHAAMIALDMDRRKPLLILTDVLKTKFGMEYMERTKKTHSAKNRGQTPSRRRESGQCREETPTYRDTRSSQREARNNRSKSVTPKRNQRTVTPTSQRLSLRRPQNVDNQEDKEESKDIEEVIIGKDNTEDDRFAEVVDCGLSLSWEPAEDIVSCDIKDRWTDSEKDAQPSLKRKRRDSASQCNGTESPKRNRESVLQLTEEDGRDGGAFSAPICHEDSREDGDLESLEHCIVQFTVGEDNGTEVLVPVINPDLEREDFTGSPRQSLSSTQDNGNQISPSEPIVLSSDDEEGGDVSRGCSQVRTLVAVEDAVIKGQSSQEAEAKQQHTADMQVFVVHNTTLPVTSAPSFNIDYSCMELPFCGLHCGVYHGKANGPIAIEEEEIIIPLKDTSEELEVKLTFERLELRRYSVWERQELEERQLHFKGDEEPTPAAVLLFCVSETAAASVQQDLRLLSAKKDGAVNTGKASPFILLTLREPLEGMEGAFLRSLLDIVCLKTLANEQTNLRHSTDRFSELGDVLSPVLSLDDSIELIRRTGLDSFLLSMLGVTNTDTEPEEDKKPTAQKTDSVLETEIAPEPDTEAPLLKPKPDQEEQRVECPSDKEKEEPTPVYTMCHRRTRGSYSVSLCKPGSSWTKYKHQGLAHRLIQFPPPPMKGGITVTMEDLQCLDSGKYLNDVIIDFYLKYLLQNASASVVERSHIFSSFFYKQLTRRDNASEGGNSDSCQRQRRHQRVKTWTRHVDIFKKDFLFVPVNQEAHWYLVVICFPGLGEPKIEGWTGKSSDVTEESESQDDAQGSKSFNDDVEKSHMRSDNIDTDTENTQEEFTKDSPPNPVSCTELTWQKKTVCKRPCILIMDSLKLSLHERVFKLLREYLQSEWEVRRGSPRDFGPDQMKSSHCHVPLQDNSSDCGLYLLQYVECFLKDPVVHFDLPLHLEQWFSRQQVRRKRDEIRDLVLNLYRHQNLDNRLGKQLSG; encoded by the exons ATGTTCCTAAGGAATATTGCAGCGCCCGTTGGGTACACTATCGGACTGTGGAAAATGTGTGCCTTCTGTGACTGTAAGATGCAGGTGTACACGTCCGTGGGAAA TCTTGTTGCTGTGCCTTACCCGTGGACCATGATGGAGCAAAGGAGAGCCTTAACTATTCCATTTACAGTGGGCAAGGATAACCTG GTTTCCTGGACTGCGTTTGCAGATTGCAAATTCAGAAATCGCAAGTCACCGCATAAAAACGGATCCACGAAGTTTGATCACAGCCATGCAGCTATGATCGCACTGGACATGGACAG GAGGAAGCCTCTTCTGATCCTGACAGATGTCCTGAAGACAAAATTCGGCATGGAGTATATGGAAAGGACAAAAAAGACTCATAGTGCGAAGAACAGAGGACAAACGCCAAGCAGGCGGAGGGAGAGCGGTCAGTGTAGAGAGGAAACACCGACCTACAGAGACACTAGATCCAGTCAGAGGGAAGCCAGGAATAACAGGAGCAAGAGTGTGACACCCAAGCGCAACCAGAGGACTGTCACTCCAACCTCCCAAAG GTTGAGCCTTAGAAGACCACAAAATGTTGACAACCAAGAGGACAAAGAAGAAAGCAAAGATATCGAGGAGGTGATAATAGGCAAGGACAACACAGAAGATGACAGATTTGCTGAAGTTGTAG ACTGTGGGTTGTCTTTGAGCTGGGAGCCTGCTGAGGATATAGTGTCCTGTGACATCAAAGACAGGTGGACTGATTCAGAAAAAGATGCACAGCCTAGTCTG aagaggaaaagaagggATTCGGCGTCCCAATGCAATGGAACGGAGAGCCCCAAACGCAACCGCGAGAGCGTTCTTCAGctcacagaagaagatggaagaGATGGAGGAGCATTCTCTGCACCCATTTGTCACGAGGACAGTAGAGAGGATGGTGATTTGGAGAGCTTGGAGCATTGCATAGTGCAGTTCACGGTGGGTGAAGACAATGGAACAGAAGTTCTTGTCCCAGTCATCAACCCTGATTTGGAACGCGAAGATTTTACTGGCAGCCCAAGACAAAGCCTATCATCCACACAGGACAACGGGAATCAGATCAGTCCCTCTGAGCCCA TTGTGCTGTCCAGTGACGATGAGGAGGGTGGAGACGTTTCTCGGGGCTGCAGCCAAGTCCGCACACTGGTCGCTGTGGAAGACGCAGTAATAAAGGGTCAGTCGTCACAGGAAGCTGAGGCCAAACAGCAACACACTGCTGACATGCAG gTGTTTGTTGTGCACAACACTACTCTTCCAGTGACTTCAGCTCCCAGTTTCAATATAGACTATTCCTGCATGGAGTTGCCCTTCTGTGGTCTGCACTGTGGAGTTTATCATGGAAAAGCAAATGGACCCATCGCG atagaggaggaagaaatCATCATCCCACTCAAAG ACACCAGTGAGGAGCTGGAGGTGAAGTTGACCTTTGAGCGTTTGGAGCTGAGGAGGTACAGTGTTTGGGAGCGACAGGAACTGGAAGAACGACAGCTGCACTTTAAGGGTGATGAGGAGcccacacctgctgctgtgctgCTATTTTGTGTGTCAGAAACTGCTGCCGCTTCGGTACAGCAGGACCTCCGCCTGCTGTCGGCCAAAAAAGATGGAGCTGTGAACACTG GGAAAGCCAGCCCTTTCATCCTGCTGACTCTGAGAGAACCTCTGGAGGGAATGGAGGGAGCTTTTTTGCGCTCTCTCCTGGACATTGTCTGTCTCAAGACTCTGGCAAATGAACAAACCAATTTAAGGCACAGTACAGACAGATTTAGTGAGTTGGGAGACGTTCTGTCTCCTGTTCTTTCTCTGGATGATAGCATAGAGCTGATTAGAAGAACTGGACTAGACTCTTTCCTGCTCTCCATGCTGGGTGTGACAAACACGGACACAGAACCTGAAGAAGACAAAAAGCCCACAGCACAAAAGACAGACTCAGTTTTAGAGACAGAGATTGCACCAGAGCCAGACACAGAAGCACCTTTGCTCAAACCAAAGCCTGATCAGGAAGAACAAAGGGTTGAATGTCCCTCTGAT aaggagaaagaggaaCCGACTCCTGTGTATACAATGTGCCATCGTAGAACCAGAGGATCCTACTCTGTGTCACTGTGTAAACCAGGCTCCAGCTGGACTAAATATAAACATCAGGGTCTGGCTCACAG GTTGATCCAGTTTCCTCCTCCGCCAATGAAAGGAGGAATCACTGTTACAATGGAGGACCTGCAGTGCCTTGACAGTGGGAAATACCTTAACGATGTTATCATTGATTTTTACCTCAA ATACCTCCTCCAGAACGCATCTGCTTCAGTGGTCGAGCGCTCCCACATTTTCAGCAGCTTCTTCTACAAGCAGCTGACGCGGCGGGACAATGCCAGTGAAGGTGGCAACAGCGACTC CTGTCAGAGACAGAGGCGGCACCAACGCGTGAAGACATGGACACGACACGTCGACATCTTCAAAAAGGACTTCTTGTTTGTACCTGTCAATCAGGA AGCTCACTGGTATTTAGTTGTCATTTGCTTTCCCGGACTGGGTGAGCCTAAAATCGAGGGCTGGACAGGAAAGAGCAGCGACGTGACGGAGGAGTCTGAGAGTCAAGATGATGCGCAAGGAAGTAAAAGCTTTAATGATGATGTGGAGAAATCACATATGCGCAGTGAcaatatagacacagacacag AAAATACCCAGGAAGAATTCACCAAAGATTCACCACCTAATCCAGTA AGTTGTACAGAGCTGACGTGGCAAAAGAAGACAGTTTGCAAAAG GCCGTGTATTCTTATCATGGATTCCCTTAAACTTTCTCTTCATGAACGAGTCTTCAAACTGTTGCGGGA ATACTTGCAGTCAGAATGGGAGGTGCGTCGTGGGTCACCGAGGGACTTTGGTCCTGATCAGATGAAAAGCTCACACTGCCACGTCCCCCTTCAGGATAACAGCAGCGACTGTGGCCTCTACCTGCTACAATACGTTGAGTGCTTTTTGAAG GACCCCGTGGTGCACTTTGACCTCCCACTACACCTAGAACAATGGTTTTCACGGCAGCAGGTGCGAAGGAAGCGAGATGAAATCCGAGATCTT
- the senp7 gene encoding sentrin-specific protease 7 isoform X1, with product MFLRNIAAPVGYTIGLWKMCAFCDCKMQVYTSVGNLVAVPYPWTMMEQRRALTIPFTVGKDNLMENPLRIPMTCLSSEYGKLERQVSWTAFADCKFRNRKSPHKNGSTKFDHSHAAMIALDMDRRKPLLILTDVLKTKFGMEYMERTKKTHSAKNRGQTPSRRRESGQCREETPTYRDTRSSQREARNNRSKSVTPKRNQRTVTPTSQRLSLRRPQNVDNQEDKEESKDIEEVIIGKDNTEDDRFAEVVDCGLSLSWEPAEDIVSCDIKDRWTDSEKDAQPSLKRKRRDSASQCNGTESPKRNRESVLQLTEEDGRDGGAFSAPICHEDSREDGDLESLEHCIVQFTVGEDNGTEVLVPVINPDLEREDFTGSPRQSLSSTQDNGNQISPSEPIVLSSDDEEGGDVSRGCSQVRTLVAVEDAVIKGQSSQEAEAKQQHTADMQVFVVHNTTLPVTSAPSFNIDYSCMELPFCGLHCGVYHGKANGPIAIEEEEIIIPLKDTSEELEVKLTFERLELRRYSVWERQELEERQLHFKGDEEPTPAAVLLFCVSETAAASVQQDLRLLSAKKDGAVNTGKASPFILLTLREPLEGMEGAFLRSLLDIVCLKTLANEQTNLRHSTDRFSELGDVLSPVLSLDDSIELIRRTGLDSFLLSMLGVTNTDTEPEEDKKPTAQKTDSVLETEIAPEPDTEAPLLKPKPDQEEQRVECPSDKEKEEPTPVYTMCHRRTRGSYSVSLCKPGSSWTKYKHQGLAHRLIQFPPPPMKGGITVTMEDLQCLDSGKYLNDVIIDFYLKYLLQNASASVVERSHIFSSFFYKQLTRRDNASEGGNSDSCQRQRRHQRVKTWTRHVDIFKKDFLFVPVNQEAHWYLVVICFPGLGEPKIEGWTGKSSDVTEESESQDDAQGSKSFNDDVEKSHMRSDNIDTDTENTQEEFTKDSPPNPVSCTELTWQKKTVCKRPCILIMDSLKLSLHERVFKLLREYLQSEWEVRRGSPRDFGPDQMKSSHCHVPLQDNSSDCGLYLLQYVECFLKDPVVHFDLPLHLEQWFSRQQVRRKRDEIRDLVLNLYRHQNLDNRLGKQLSG from the exons ATGTTCCTAAGGAATATTGCAGCGCCCGTTGGGTACACTATCGGACTGTGGAAAATGTGTGCCTTCTGTGACTGTAAGATGCAGGTGTACACGTCCGTGGGAAA TCTTGTTGCTGTGCCTTACCCGTGGACCATGATGGAGCAAAGGAGAGCCTTAACTATTCCATTTACAGTGGGCAAGGATAACCTG ATGGAAAATCCACTCAGAATTCCCATGACATGTCTTTCATCAGAGTATGGAAAATTAGAAAGACAG GTTTCCTGGACTGCGTTTGCAGATTGCAAATTCAGAAATCGCAAGTCACCGCATAAAAACGGATCCACGAAGTTTGATCACAGCCATGCAGCTATGATCGCACTGGACATGGACAG GAGGAAGCCTCTTCTGATCCTGACAGATGTCCTGAAGACAAAATTCGGCATGGAGTATATGGAAAGGACAAAAAAGACTCATAGTGCGAAGAACAGAGGACAAACGCCAAGCAGGCGGAGGGAGAGCGGTCAGTGTAGAGAGGAAACACCGACCTACAGAGACACTAGATCCAGTCAGAGGGAAGCCAGGAATAACAGGAGCAAGAGTGTGACACCCAAGCGCAACCAGAGGACTGTCACTCCAACCTCCCAAAG GTTGAGCCTTAGAAGACCACAAAATGTTGACAACCAAGAGGACAAAGAAGAAAGCAAAGATATCGAGGAGGTGATAATAGGCAAGGACAACACAGAAGATGACAGATTTGCTGAAGTTGTAG ACTGTGGGTTGTCTTTGAGCTGGGAGCCTGCTGAGGATATAGTGTCCTGTGACATCAAAGACAGGTGGACTGATTCAGAAAAAGATGCACAGCCTAGTCTG aagaggaaaagaagggATTCGGCGTCCCAATGCAATGGAACGGAGAGCCCCAAACGCAACCGCGAGAGCGTTCTTCAGctcacagaagaagatggaagaGATGGAGGAGCATTCTCTGCACCCATTTGTCACGAGGACAGTAGAGAGGATGGTGATTTGGAGAGCTTGGAGCATTGCATAGTGCAGTTCACGGTGGGTGAAGACAATGGAACAGAAGTTCTTGTCCCAGTCATCAACCCTGATTTGGAACGCGAAGATTTTACTGGCAGCCCAAGACAAAGCCTATCATCCACACAGGACAACGGGAATCAGATCAGTCCCTCTGAGCCCA TTGTGCTGTCCAGTGACGATGAGGAGGGTGGAGACGTTTCTCGGGGCTGCAGCCAAGTCCGCACACTGGTCGCTGTGGAAGACGCAGTAATAAAGGGTCAGTCGTCACAGGAAGCTGAGGCCAAACAGCAACACACTGCTGACATGCAG gTGTTTGTTGTGCACAACACTACTCTTCCAGTGACTTCAGCTCCCAGTTTCAATATAGACTATTCCTGCATGGAGTTGCCCTTCTGTGGTCTGCACTGTGGAGTTTATCATGGAAAAGCAAATGGACCCATCGCG atagaggaggaagaaatCATCATCCCACTCAAAG ACACCAGTGAGGAGCTGGAGGTGAAGTTGACCTTTGAGCGTTTGGAGCTGAGGAGGTACAGTGTTTGGGAGCGACAGGAACTGGAAGAACGACAGCTGCACTTTAAGGGTGATGAGGAGcccacacctgctgctgtgctgCTATTTTGTGTGTCAGAAACTGCTGCCGCTTCGGTACAGCAGGACCTCCGCCTGCTGTCGGCCAAAAAAGATGGAGCTGTGAACACTG GGAAAGCCAGCCCTTTCATCCTGCTGACTCTGAGAGAACCTCTGGAGGGAATGGAGGGAGCTTTTTTGCGCTCTCTCCTGGACATTGTCTGTCTCAAGACTCTGGCAAATGAACAAACCAATTTAAGGCACAGTACAGACAGATTTAGTGAGTTGGGAGACGTTCTGTCTCCTGTTCTTTCTCTGGATGATAGCATAGAGCTGATTAGAAGAACTGGACTAGACTCTTTCCTGCTCTCCATGCTGGGTGTGACAAACACGGACACAGAACCTGAAGAAGACAAAAAGCCCACAGCACAAAAGACAGACTCAGTTTTAGAGACAGAGATTGCACCAGAGCCAGACACAGAAGCACCTTTGCTCAAACCAAAGCCTGATCAGGAAGAACAAAGGGTTGAATGTCCCTCTGAT aaggagaaagaggaaCCGACTCCTGTGTATACAATGTGCCATCGTAGAACCAGAGGATCCTACTCTGTGTCACTGTGTAAACCAGGCTCCAGCTGGACTAAATATAAACATCAGGGTCTGGCTCACAG GTTGATCCAGTTTCCTCCTCCGCCAATGAAAGGAGGAATCACTGTTACAATGGAGGACCTGCAGTGCCTTGACAGTGGGAAATACCTTAACGATGTTATCATTGATTTTTACCTCAA ATACCTCCTCCAGAACGCATCTGCTTCAGTGGTCGAGCGCTCCCACATTTTCAGCAGCTTCTTCTACAAGCAGCTGACGCGGCGGGACAATGCCAGTGAAGGTGGCAACAGCGACTC CTGTCAGAGACAGAGGCGGCACCAACGCGTGAAGACATGGACACGACACGTCGACATCTTCAAAAAGGACTTCTTGTTTGTACCTGTCAATCAGGA AGCTCACTGGTATTTAGTTGTCATTTGCTTTCCCGGACTGGGTGAGCCTAAAATCGAGGGCTGGACAGGAAAGAGCAGCGACGTGACGGAGGAGTCTGAGAGTCAAGATGATGCGCAAGGAAGTAAAAGCTTTAATGATGATGTGGAGAAATCACATATGCGCAGTGAcaatatagacacagacacag AAAATACCCAGGAAGAATTCACCAAAGATTCACCACCTAATCCAGTA AGTTGTACAGAGCTGACGTGGCAAAAGAAGACAGTTTGCAAAAG GCCGTGTATTCTTATCATGGATTCCCTTAAACTTTCTCTTCATGAACGAGTCTTCAAACTGTTGCGGGA ATACTTGCAGTCAGAATGGGAGGTGCGTCGTGGGTCACCGAGGGACTTTGGTCCTGATCAGATGAAAAGCTCACACTGCCACGTCCCCCTTCAGGATAACAGCAGCGACTGTGGCCTCTACCTGCTACAATACGTTGAGTGCTTTTTGAAG GACCCCGTGGTGCACTTTGACCTCCCACTACACCTAGAACAATGGTTTTCACGGCAGCAGGTGCGAAGGAAGCGAGATGAAATCCGAGATCTT
- the senp7 gene encoding sentrin-specific protease 7 isoform X3: MMEQRRALTIPFTVGKDNLMENPLRIPMTCLSSEYGKLERQVSWTAFADCKFRNRKSPHKNGSTKFDHSHAAMIALDMDRRKPLLILTDVLKTKFGMEYMERTKKTHSAKNRGQTPSRRRESGQCREETPTYRDTRSSQREARNNRSKSVTPKRNQRTVTPTSQRLSLRRPQNVDNQEDKEESKDIEEVIIGKDNTEDDRFAEVVDCGLSLSWEPAEDIVSCDIKDRWTDSEKDAQPSLKRKRRDSASQCNGTESPKRNRESVLQLTEEDGRDGGAFSAPICHEDSREDGDLESLEHCIVQFTVGEDNGTEVLVPVINPDLEREDFTGSPRQSLSSTQDNGNQISPSEPIVLSSDDEEGGDVSRGCSQVRTLVAVEDAVIKGQSSQEAEAKQQHTADMQVFVVHNTTLPVTSAPSFNIDYSCMELPFCGLHCGVYHGKANGPIAIEEEEIIIPLKDTSEELEVKLTFERLELRRYSVWERQELEERQLHFKGDEEPTPAAVLLFCVSETAAASVQQDLRLLSAKKDGAVNTGKASPFILLTLREPLEGMEGAFLRSLLDIVCLKTLANEQTNLRHSTDRFSELGDVLSPVLSLDDSIELIRRTGLDSFLLSMLGVTNTDTEPEEDKKPTAQKTDSVLETEIAPEPDTEAPLLKPKPDQEEQRVECPSDKEKEEPTPVYTMCHRRTRGSYSVSLCKPGSSWTKYKHQGLAHRLIQFPPPPMKGGITVTMEDLQCLDSGKYLNDVIIDFYLKYLLQNASASVVERSHIFSSFFYKQLTRRDNASEGGNSDSCQRQRRHQRVKTWTRHVDIFKKDFLFVPVNQEAHWYLVVICFPGLGEPKIEGWTGKSSDVTEESESQDDAQGSKSFNDDVEKSHMRSDNIDTDTENTQEEFTKDSPPNPVSCTELTWQKKTVCKRPCILIMDSLKLSLHERVFKLLREYLQSEWEVRRGSPRDFGPDQMKSSHCHVPLQDNSSDCGLYLLQYVECFLKDPVVHFDLPLHLEQWFSRQQVRRKRDEIRDLVLNLYRHQNLDNRLGKQLSG; this comes from the exons ATGATGGAGCAAAGGAGAGCCTTAACTATTCCATTTACAGTGGGCAAGGATAACCTG ATGGAAAATCCACTCAGAATTCCCATGACATGTCTTTCATCAGAGTATGGAAAATTAGAAAGACAG GTTTCCTGGACTGCGTTTGCAGATTGCAAATTCAGAAATCGCAAGTCACCGCATAAAAACGGATCCACGAAGTTTGATCACAGCCATGCAGCTATGATCGCACTGGACATGGACAG GAGGAAGCCTCTTCTGATCCTGACAGATGTCCTGAAGACAAAATTCGGCATGGAGTATATGGAAAGGACAAAAAAGACTCATAGTGCGAAGAACAGAGGACAAACGCCAAGCAGGCGGAGGGAGAGCGGTCAGTGTAGAGAGGAAACACCGACCTACAGAGACACTAGATCCAGTCAGAGGGAAGCCAGGAATAACAGGAGCAAGAGTGTGACACCCAAGCGCAACCAGAGGACTGTCACTCCAACCTCCCAAAG GTTGAGCCTTAGAAGACCACAAAATGTTGACAACCAAGAGGACAAAGAAGAAAGCAAAGATATCGAGGAGGTGATAATAGGCAAGGACAACACAGAAGATGACAGATTTGCTGAAGTTGTAG ACTGTGGGTTGTCTTTGAGCTGGGAGCCTGCTGAGGATATAGTGTCCTGTGACATCAAAGACAGGTGGACTGATTCAGAAAAAGATGCACAGCCTAGTCTG aagaggaaaagaagggATTCGGCGTCCCAATGCAATGGAACGGAGAGCCCCAAACGCAACCGCGAGAGCGTTCTTCAGctcacagaagaagatggaagaGATGGAGGAGCATTCTCTGCACCCATTTGTCACGAGGACAGTAGAGAGGATGGTGATTTGGAGAGCTTGGAGCATTGCATAGTGCAGTTCACGGTGGGTGAAGACAATGGAACAGAAGTTCTTGTCCCAGTCATCAACCCTGATTTGGAACGCGAAGATTTTACTGGCAGCCCAAGACAAAGCCTATCATCCACACAGGACAACGGGAATCAGATCAGTCCCTCTGAGCCCA TTGTGCTGTCCAGTGACGATGAGGAGGGTGGAGACGTTTCTCGGGGCTGCAGCCAAGTCCGCACACTGGTCGCTGTGGAAGACGCAGTAATAAAGGGTCAGTCGTCACAGGAAGCTGAGGCCAAACAGCAACACACTGCTGACATGCAG gTGTTTGTTGTGCACAACACTACTCTTCCAGTGACTTCAGCTCCCAGTTTCAATATAGACTATTCCTGCATGGAGTTGCCCTTCTGTGGTCTGCACTGTGGAGTTTATCATGGAAAAGCAAATGGACCCATCGCG atagaggaggaagaaatCATCATCCCACTCAAAG ACACCAGTGAGGAGCTGGAGGTGAAGTTGACCTTTGAGCGTTTGGAGCTGAGGAGGTACAGTGTTTGGGAGCGACAGGAACTGGAAGAACGACAGCTGCACTTTAAGGGTGATGAGGAGcccacacctgctgctgtgctgCTATTTTGTGTGTCAGAAACTGCTGCCGCTTCGGTACAGCAGGACCTCCGCCTGCTGTCGGCCAAAAAAGATGGAGCTGTGAACACTG GGAAAGCCAGCCCTTTCATCCTGCTGACTCTGAGAGAACCTCTGGAGGGAATGGAGGGAGCTTTTTTGCGCTCTCTCCTGGACATTGTCTGTCTCAAGACTCTGGCAAATGAACAAACCAATTTAAGGCACAGTACAGACAGATTTAGTGAGTTGGGAGACGTTCTGTCTCCTGTTCTTTCTCTGGATGATAGCATAGAGCTGATTAGAAGAACTGGACTAGACTCTTTCCTGCTCTCCATGCTGGGTGTGACAAACACGGACACAGAACCTGAAGAAGACAAAAAGCCCACAGCACAAAAGACAGACTCAGTTTTAGAGACAGAGATTGCACCAGAGCCAGACACAGAAGCACCTTTGCTCAAACCAAAGCCTGATCAGGAAGAACAAAGGGTTGAATGTCCCTCTGAT aaggagaaagaggaaCCGACTCCTGTGTATACAATGTGCCATCGTAGAACCAGAGGATCCTACTCTGTGTCACTGTGTAAACCAGGCTCCAGCTGGACTAAATATAAACATCAGGGTCTGGCTCACAG GTTGATCCAGTTTCCTCCTCCGCCAATGAAAGGAGGAATCACTGTTACAATGGAGGACCTGCAGTGCCTTGACAGTGGGAAATACCTTAACGATGTTATCATTGATTTTTACCTCAA ATACCTCCTCCAGAACGCATCTGCTTCAGTGGTCGAGCGCTCCCACATTTTCAGCAGCTTCTTCTACAAGCAGCTGACGCGGCGGGACAATGCCAGTGAAGGTGGCAACAGCGACTC CTGTCAGAGACAGAGGCGGCACCAACGCGTGAAGACATGGACACGACACGTCGACATCTTCAAAAAGGACTTCTTGTTTGTACCTGTCAATCAGGA AGCTCACTGGTATTTAGTTGTCATTTGCTTTCCCGGACTGGGTGAGCCTAAAATCGAGGGCTGGACAGGAAAGAGCAGCGACGTGACGGAGGAGTCTGAGAGTCAAGATGATGCGCAAGGAAGTAAAAGCTTTAATGATGATGTGGAGAAATCACATATGCGCAGTGAcaatatagacacagacacag AAAATACCCAGGAAGAATTCACCAAAGATTCACCACCTAATCCAGTA AGTTGTACAGAGCTGACGTGGCAAAAGAAGACAGTTTGCAAAAG GCCGTGTATTCTTATCATGGATTCCCTTAAACTTTCTCTTCATGAACGAGTCTTCAAACTGTTGCGGGA ATACTTGCAGTCAGAATGGGAGGTGCGTCGTGGGTCACCGAGGGACTTTGGTCCTGATCAGATGAAAAGCTCACACTGCCACGTCCCCCTTCAGGATAACAGCAGCGACTGTGGCCTCTACCTGCTACAATACGTTGAGTGCTTTTTGAAG GACCCCGTGGTGCACTTTGACCTCCCACTACACCTAGAACAATGGTTTTCACGGCAGCAGGTGCGAAGGAAGCGAGATGAAATCCGAGATCTT